From a single Parambassis ranga chromosome 2, fParRan2.1, whole genome shotgun sequence genomic region:
- the filip1l gene encoding filamin A-interacting protein 1-like isoform X2: MVVDEQQRLTKQLSQQTAKVQELSTSSLKAQEELSSANARLLEEEQKVIRLEAELRDQAGRYHQEQETMTAKLTSEDTQNRQLRQKLSALSRQLDELEETNKTLRRAEEELQELRDKISRGECGNSSLMSELEELRKRVLEMEGKDEELIRMEDHCRDLNKKLEKEAKQGLSLKAEVDKLNHRIIDLEKLEDAFSKSKQECSSLKGNLEKERMVSKVLSSELESLKVRVKELEAAESQLGKTELMLKEDLTKLKTLTVMLVDERKAMADKLKQMENKVQNSTGKLQAEQDKVTSVTEKLIEESKKALRSKAELEEKMHSATKERDDLKAKLRTEEEKSNDLESKINMMKKRLLSLETIEREYLRSKAKEEHIKAPIANRFQQEDNKVKDLTQEVERLRRKLKDMKVVEGDLFKTEQFESLEKKFNNEQEKAKALTEELEISRKELSKYQLAEKKECNQEHILYKRLKEEEAKSSHLSREVAALKEKIHEYMGTEESICRMKTDYSTLQRKLTQQEVRNKELAREMETLTRELERYRRFSKSLRPGMNGRRFSDLHVSSKEVQTEPLDLMSPNCKTMAPLERVVVNGKLYDESEPEENYSNELQLAKCGPSLINNNLNNNLRRARGPFLKNKDAKMQTRQNGNHVQPRDVVLTHSPGQPLHIKVTPDHGHNTATLEITSPTTENIQSFTSTAVIPTSGGPPKQRITIIQNASLSPTSKPISPTAKGKGSPLSEEPCSPDRALSPLTMATHSRAITPDSCGSVTPDMQIVSVTTGTPDRPLSTSEDIVGGHTVFRVTPERQSGWQVQRSNSSGPNVITTEDNKIHIHLGSPYIQSISTPSQTLTPCQDQRTQVLAHCSSPGAKGNSKITSSIMIKPTSTPMQRPSQITVSNAYD, encoded by the coding sequence ATGGTTGTGGACGAACAGCAGCGTCTCACCAAGCAGCTGAGTCAACAAACAGCCAAAGTCCAAGAACTGAGCACCAGCTCTTTAAAAGCCCAAGAGGAGCTGAGCTCGGCTAATGCTCGCCTgctggaagaggagcagaaggtgATTCGTTTGGAGGCTGAGCTGCGTGACCAAGCCGGTCGATACCACCAGGAGCAGGAGACCATGACTGCCAAACTGACCAGCGAGGACACCCAGAACAGGCAGCTGCGCCAGAAGCTGTCAGCTCTCAGCAGGCAGCTGGACGAGCTGGAGGAGACCAACAAGACCCTGCGCAGGGCCGAGGAGGAGTTGCAGGAGCTGAGAGACAAAATCAGTCGAGGAGAGTGCGGCAACTCCAGCCTCATGTCGGAGCTCGAGGAGTTACGCAAACGGGTCCTGGAGATGGAGGGAAAGGACGAGGAGCTGATTAGAATGGAGGACCACTGCAGGGACCTCAACAAGAAGCTGGAGAAGGAGGCCAAGCAAGGCCTAAGCCTGAAAGCAGAAGTAGACAAACTGAACCACAGAATCATTGATTTGGAAAAACTGGAGGATGCTTTTAGTAAAAGCAAACAGGAGTGCAGTTCACTGAAAGGAAATCTGGAGAAGGAGAGGATGGTGTCAAAGGTTTTGAGCAGTGAGCTGGAATCCCTGAAGGTGAGAGTCAAAGAGCTGGAGGCTGCCGAAAGCCAACTAGGAAAGACTGAGCTGATGCTGAAGGAGGATCTAACCAAGCTAAAGACTCTGACAGTTATGCTTGTGGATGAGAGGAAGGCGATGGCGGACAAGCTAAAGCAAATGGAGAACAAGGTCCAGAACAGTACGGGCAAGCTCCAGGCTGAGCAGGACAAAGTCACGTCGGTTACAGAGAAGCTGATCGAGGAGAGCAAGAAAGCGCTGCGATCCAAGGCTgagctggaggagaagatgCACAGTGCTACAAAGGAGAGAGACGACCTGAAGGCCAAGCTGAGAACCGAGGAGGAGAAGAGCAACGATCTGGAGTCCAAAATCAATATGATGAAGAAAAGGCTGCTGTCGCTGGAGACAATAGAGAGAGAATACCTGAGGAGCAAAGCCAAGGAGGAGCACATCAAAGCTCCCATCGCTAATCGCTTCCAACAAGAGGACAACAAAGTTAAGGATCTGACGCAGGAAGTCGAGCGCCTCCGACGCAAGTTAAAGGATATGAAGGTGGTGGAGGGGGATTTGTTTAAGACGGAGCAGTTTGAATCGCTGGAGAAAAAGTTCAACAATGAACAGGAAAAAGCTAAAGCCCTGACAGAGGAGCTGGAAATATCCAGGAAGGAGCTTTCAAAGTACCAACTGgctgagaagaaagagtgcaacCAAGAACACATTCTTTATAAACGcttaaaggaggaggaggccaagTCCAGTCATTTGAGCAGAGAGGTGGCAGCTCTGAAGGAGAAGATCCACGAATACATGGGAACTGAGGAGTCCATCTGTCGCATGAAAACCGACTACTCAACCCTGCAGAGGAAGCTGACCCAGCAGGAGGTCAGGAACAAGGAGCTGGCCAGAGAAATGGAAACCCTCACACGAGAGCTGGAAAGATACAGACGGTTCAGCAAAAGTCTCCGCCCAGGCATGAACGGAAGGCGCTTCTCTGACCTGCACGTGTCCAGCAAGGAGGTCCAGACAGAACCGCTCGACCTCATGTCCCCCAACTGCAAAACCATGGCGCCACTGGAGCGCGTCGTGGTGAACGGGAAGCTGTACGACGAGAGCGAACCTGAGGAGAATTACAGCAACGAGCTGCAGCTCGCCAAATGCGGCCCATCACTCATCAACAATAACCTCAACAACAACTTGAGAAGAGCCCGGGGCCCCTTCCTCAAAAACAAAGATGCCAAAATGCAAACACGCCAAAATGGCAACCACGTGCAACCCAGAGACGTGGTGCTGACCCACAGTCCCGGGCAGCCTCTGCACATCAAAGTGACTCCCGACCATGGACACAACACGGCAACGCTAGAGATCACCAGCCCGACCACAGAGAACATTCAGTCCTTCACCAGCACTGCCGTCATACCCACAAGCGGAGGTCCACCCAAACAGAGAATCACCATCATCCAGAACGCATCCCTGTCCCCGACTAGTAAACCCATCTCCCCAACAGCAAAGGGTAAAGGTTCCCCTCTGTCCGAGGAGCCGTGTTCACCCGACAGGGCCCTGTCACCACTCACTATGGCCACACACTCCAGAGCCATCACCCCAGACTCCTGCGGCTCAGTAACGCCAGACATGCAGATTGTCTCTGTGACAACAGGCACCCCTGACCGCCCCCTTTCCACCTCGGAGGATATCGTTGGCGGTCACACCGTCTTCCGCGTGACCCCAGAGAGGCAGAGCGGCTGGCAGGTCCAGAGGTCCAACAGCTCGGGTCCAAACGTCATTACCACAGAGGACAACAAAATCCACATCCACTTAGGGAGCCCATACATTCAGAGCATCAGCACGCCGTCACAGACCCTGACCCCTTGCCAGGATCAAAGGACTCAGGTGCTCGcacactgcagctctcctgGCGCCAAAGGCAACAGCAAAATCACAAGTAGCATCATGATAAAGCCCACCTCCACCCCAATGCAAAGACCATCACAGATTACAGTAAGTAACGCTTACGACTGA
- the ect2l gene encoding LOW QUALITY PROTEIN: epithelial cell-transforming sequence 2 oncogene-like (The sequence of the model RefSeq protein was modified relative to this genomic sequence to represent the inferred CDS: inserted 2 bases in 1 codon; substituted 3 bases at 3 genomic stop codons), which translates to MRLGRKRMERKEREDRRRAEAETGRKCSSTWNGSKQKELTNEWNQTKGAETRFSRWTPLNNKQSNLQLFAERMNLLLHWFDLWSDKQRKHLLHHLFTCCSQSQLKYCRDLLVETLPLTRVDFTAVLPCFLSLYVMLFLSPCELCSAAQVSWHWRVLAEQDCLWAGRCVKRGWFLPYTAGEKEFGAWKTHYVSCASTLDWLTPQEAAEQCGTLNQQCTEEEEEERRKERRMRQKIRDLLREEKRASLRTRRLWGAGGAQTVRPGSGITFACLPSLSWPLRSSMSLERVQTSSQSSESLDKDQVSCFISAPALPHSAVHRTLLLLISNRIPAXELVLSGVKAGVTVVLYDHRGTLSALLKQAERAISGELAQRFGLLAPGGSEEILQLHRHGLSERTLLNPDYRKFWEKVCGLVAAAQEGGGIDIFSESGVALIXAMSKLTGLEVQAPMGLANGSFQNILSEWSDGGVCTGRTDLQPAAPALQYMSESVLHSWCTQAQWMEEALVCGSRDLSEALTEGLTALTQQEETRPVKFLSMFLTRWSQEKDGEEAKKAAGFSSVPDQPQAALDWRGTVVRELHHSERLYLCRLSSVVKVYQEPLTATLNSNRAILSYADIQIILSPVSLILDLNRAFEADLQARLQRWGVEQCVGDVFVKLCSKLRVYADYLKNYTTALLSVDKCREAKPAFRAFLKRTDRTLATHMLSLQELLVCPMWRIQEYITLLQALSLHTHPGHPDHTHLRSASNTLMXFREFIQKLKQNSEADQLIEATQKMIQGCPSLSEGNRHLIVTQDAALLRSPDDQIPDCLRTFEHVSDVGLFLFNDALVLTRRNVHHAPFTVTHHSTHXWVCATENEEEKKHFLSALHAINSALTELQ; encoded by the exons ATGCGATTGGGGAGGAAAAGGATGGAgcgcaaagaaagagaggacaggagaagaGCGGAGGCAGAGACGGGCAGGAAGTGCAGCAGCACATGGAACGGCTCTAAACAGAAAGAACTGACAAACGAATGGAACCAAACGAAAGGAG CAGAAACACGCTTCAGCCGCTGGACTCCGCTCAACAACAAGCAGAGCAACCTGCAG TTGTTTGCGGAGAGGATGAACCTCCTGCTACACTGGTTTGATCTCTGGTCTGACAAGCAGAGGAAACACCTGCTGCACCATCTCTTCACATGCTGCTCCCAGTCACAGCTCAA GTACTGCAGGGATTTGCTGGTGGAGACTCTTCCTCTGACTCGGGTGGACTTCACAGCTGTCCTGCCTTGCTTTCTGTCCCTGTATGTGATGTTGTTTCTGTCTCCTTGTGAGCTCTGTAGTGCTGCGCAAGTCAGCTGGCACTGGAGGGTCTTGGCTGAGCAG GACTGTCTGTGGGCAGGCCGATGCGTCAAAAGAGGCTGGTTCCTTCCCTACACTGCTGGAGAGAAAGAGTTTGGAGCGTGGAAGACTCACTATGTCTCCTGTGCGTCTACTCTGGACTGGCTCACTCCACAAGAGGCGGCAGAGCAGTGTGGCACCCTCAACCAACaatgcacagaggaggaggaggaagagaggaggaaggagaggaggatgaggcaGAAAATCAGGGACCTGCTTCGAGAGGAGAAGA GAGCTTCTCTGAGAACAAGGAGACTGTGGGGAGCTGGAGGTGCCCAGACAGTGAGGCCCGGCTCTGGGATAACATTCGCCTGCTTGCCCTCCCTCTCTTGGCCCCTGAGGTCTTCCATGAGCCTGGAGAGAGTCCAGACTTCCAGTCAGAGCAG TGAGAGTCTGGACAAAGACCAAGTGTCTTGCTTCATCTCTGCACCAGCACTGCCACACTCTGCTGTTCATcgcaccctcctcctcctcatatcCAACAGAATTCCTGCCTAAGAG CTGGTGCTGAGCGGCGTCAAGGCTGGTGTGACTGTGGTTCTCTATGACCACAGAGGGACCCTTTCAGCTCTGCTaaagcaggcagagagagccATTTCTGGGGAGTTGGCTCAGAGATTTGGCCTGCTAGCTCCTGGTGGATCAGAGGAAATCCTCCAGCTTCACA GACACGGCCTATCAGAGAGGACTCTGCTGAACCCTGATTATAGAAAATTCTGGGAAAAAGTGTGTGGTTTGGTAGCAGCAGCTCAGGAAGGAGGAGGCATCGACATCTTTTCTG AGTCAGGAGTGGCTCTCATTTAAGCCATGTCCAAGCTGACAGGTCTGGAGGTTCAGGCACCAATGGGTCTTGCAAATGGAAGTTTCCAGAACA TCCTCAGTGAGTGGTCTGATGGCGGTGTGTGTACTGGACGCACggacctgcagcctgctgctcCAGCGCTGCAGTACATGTCTGAAAGCGTCCTGCACAGCTGGTGCACACAGGCTCAGTGGATGGAGGAGGCCCTCGTTTGTGGGTCCAGAGATCTGAGCGAAGCTCTGACCGAAGGGCTCACAGCTCTTACACAACAGGAAGAG ACCAGACCTGTGAAGTTTCTTTCCATGTTCCTGACAAGATGGAGTCAGGAGAAGGATGGAGAAGAGGCGAAGAAGGCTGCAGGGTTCAGTTCAGTGCCTGATCAGCcgcag GCTGCATTAGATTGGAGGGGTACTGTTGTGAGAGAGCTGCACCACAGCGAGCGTCTGTATCTGTGCAGACTGAGCTCCGTTGTGAAGGTGTACCAGGAGCCTCTTACAGCCACTCTGAACTCAAACAGAGCCATCCTCAGCTATGCAGACATCCAAATCATCCTCAGCCCCGTGTCCCTCATACTGGATCTGAACAG ggcGTTTGAGGCGGATCTGCAGGCTAGGCTGCAGCGGTGGGGGGTGGAGCAGTGTGTTGGAGACGTGTTCGTGAAGCTGTGCTCCAAACTCCGAGTCTACGCTGACTACCTCAAAAACTACACCACCGCACTGCTCTCTGTGGATAAG tgcagggAGGCTAAGCCAGCTTTTCGTGCTTTCCTGAAGAGAACAGACAGAACTCTTGCAACACATATGCTGag CCTACAGGAGCTGCTGGTGTGTCCCATGTGGAGAATCCAGGAGTACATCACCCTGCTCCAAGCTCtgtccctgcacacacacccaggtcaccctgaccacacacacctccGCTCTGCCAGTAACACACTTATGTGATTCAGAGAGTTCATACAaaag ttaaagcAGAACTCAGAGGCAGATCAGCTAATAGAAGCGACGCAGAAAATGATCCAAGGATGTCCG agcctCAGTGAAGGAAACAGGCACCTGATAGTCACTCAGGATGCAGCACTGCTCAGGAGTCCTGATGACCAGATTCCAGATTGTCTCAG AACATTTGAGCATGTCTCCGACGTGGGTCTGTTCCTGTTTAACGATGCTTTGGTGCTGACGCGTCGAAACGTGCATCACGCACCTTTCACCGTAACCCATCACAGCACGCA GTGGGTTTGTGCGACAGAaaatgaggaagagaagaagcacttcctgtctgcgcTGCACGCTATAAACTCCGCTCTGACGGAACTTCAGTGA
- the ccdc28a gene encoding coiled-coil domain-containing protein 28A, whose amino-acid sequence MEERKLKRKSPRTTTNTVAPTGGSGRKNSTSSGGRHTGYSHNMGTHSSQKSKNRRGVRDKPKYPLGGKANQNQGQAAPIIQHSFLTDVSDVQEMENGLLSLLNDFHSGKLQAFGNECSIGQMEHVREMQEKLARLHFDLYGEVDEMPEDQRKVACDTNMDKLLLNLEELSSSIQKLNLTDTQEIPRTASM is encoded by the exons ATGGAAGAACGAAAGCTAAAGAGAAAGAGTCCCAggaccaccaccaacacagtgGCTCCGACTGGAGGCTCTGGCCGGAAGAACAGCACTTCCTCTGGTGGACGGCACACAGGCTACAGCCACAACATGGGCACTCACTCCAGCCAAAAAAGCAAGAATAGGAG GGGAGTCAGAGATAAGCCCAAATATCCACTGGGTGGAAAAGCTAATCAGAACCAGGGCCAGGCAGCACCTATCATCCAGCACTCCTTTCTCACTGATGTATCAGACGTGCAGGAGATGGAGAACGGCCTGCTCAGTCTCCTTAACGACTTCCACTCAGGGAAACTACAGGCATTCG GCAATGAGTGTTCCATTGGTCAGATGGAGCATGTGAGAGAGATGCAGGAGAAGCTAGCACGCTTGCACTTTGACCTCTATGGAGAGGTGGATGAAATGCCTGAGGACCAGAGGAAGGTGGCCTGCGACACCAACATGGACAAGTTACTTCTTAAT cttgAAGAACTCAGTTCTTCCAT TCAGAAACTTAATCTCACCGACACCCAAGAAATCCCGAGGACTGCAAGCATGTGA